In Levilactobacillus brevis, a single genomic region encodes these proteins:
- a CDS encoding MFS transporter: protein MDKVTEKSGMAYWKKIVILLCAGWITIWIYRSALAPVYPQIRSSLGGGVSDTALGSISSFYFLGYVIMQIPAGFLVDKIGKKRVLIPGFILFAIAALIVALAGSIQMIYVGSVLAGLGCGSFYGSAYSLTSQNIPANKKSFSTAIVNSGSAVGSGLGMILSSFLVAQQGMPWQTMMYITIVMIICMVIAFQAIIKSNKDDIVNIQAAEEATKAAEEEAPKVKEKVSLGTLFQPKMLFAYILYFATCYAYYMIVTWLPNFLATERGFHGAAIGFSSSLVAFASIPGALFFSKLADKYLNKKIQFIVVLELLSAAMLLLTVQATTSAFLLTALILYGFLGKLAVEPIIISWLGENAPAVGVGTTLGVFNFFGMMSSIIAPALTGSISDATGSKVLGFYIAIILLAVGTVLFLLANLRKKQAQA from the coding sequence ATGGACAAAGTTACAGAAAAATCAGGTATGGCCTATTGGAAGAAGATTGTCATCTTACTCTGTGCCGGCTGGATTACCATTTGGATTTACCGTTCTGCCCTTGCGCCGGTCTACCCCCAAATCCGCTCATCACTTGGCGGTGGGGTGTCCGACACCGCACTTGGTTCCATCTCTAGTTTTTATTTCTTAGGTTATGTCATTATGCAGATTCCCGCGGGCTTCTTAGTCGATAAGATTGGGAAAAAACGCGTATTGATTCCCGGATTCATCTTATTTGCCATCGCAGCCTTGATCGTTGCCCTGGCTGGCTCCATCCAGATGATCTACGTTGGGTCAGTTTTAGCCGGGCTTGGCTGTGGTTCCTTCTACGGTTCTGCCTACTCACTGACTTCACAAAACATCCCCGCCAACAAAAAAAGCTTCTCTACGGCCATCGTGAACAGTGGTTCCGCCGTAGGTTCAGGCCTTGGGATGATTCTTTCCAGTTTTCTGGTTGCCCAACAAGGCATGCCGTGGCAAACAATGATGTACATCACAATCGTCATGATTATCTGCATGGTCATTGCATTCCAAGCTATTATTAAGAGTAACAAAGACGATATCGTCAACATTCAAGCCGCCGAGGAAGCTACCAAGGCCGCTGAAGAAGAAGCGCCCAAAGTTAAAGAAAAGGTTTCTCTGGGGACCTTGTTCCAACCTAAGATGCTCTTCGCCTATATTTTATATTTCGCAACTTGCTATGCCTACTACATGATTGTCACTTGGCTACCAAACTTTCTCGCCACTGAACGAGGGTTCCACGGTGCCGCTATTGGTTTCTCCTCATCACTAGTAGCCTTCGCTTCTATCCCCGGCGCCCTGTTCTTCAGTAAATTAGCCGATAAATACTTAAACAAGAAGATTCAGTTCATCGTTGTTCTAGAATTACTTTCCGCGGCTATGTTACTGTTGACCGTTCAGGCAACTACCTCCGCCTTCCTGCTGACCGCCCTCATTCTTTACGGATTCTTGGGCAAGCTAGCTGTGGAACCCATCATCATTTCCTGGTTGGGGGAAAATGCGCCGGCCGTCGGTGTCGGTACAACGCTGGGCGTCTTCAATTTCTTCGGGATGATGTCATCCATCATTGCCCCTGCCTTAACCGGGAGTATTTCCGACGCTACCGGATCAAAAGTGCTCGGTTTCTACATTGCCATTATTCTCTTGGCGGTTGGAACGGTGCTCTTCTTACTGGCCAACTTACGTAAGAAACAAGCGCAAGCCTAA
- a CDS encoding CrcB family protein, which produces MLKKLSSIFIFACCGSLLRFGLTAMTNHHLTTILLINVIGSFLLAFISKTLPTLIPLSEAVMAGLTVGLVGSFTTFSTFSMDVVSLLQQGAMGLALTYWLASLLLGCSATVLGFRSSSRISERA; this is translated from the coding sequence GTGCTCAAAAAACTTAGTTCTATCTTCATCTTTGCCTGCTGTGGTAGTCTCTTAAGGTTCGGCCTGACTGCAATGACCAACCACCACCTGACCACCATTTTACTCATCAATGTCATTGGGTCTTTTCTCCTGGCCTTCATATCAAAAACACTACCCACGCTAATTCCGCTCTCTGAGGCCGTCATGGCCGGTCTAACCGTTGGCCTCGTTGGGAGCTTCACCACCTTTTCAACCTTCTCTATGGATGTCGTCAGCCTACTCCAGCAAGGGGCCATGGGACTCGCTCTAACCTATTGGCTGGCCAGCCTCTTACTGGGCTGTAGTGCCACCGTTCTTGGCTTTCGCTCTAGTTCTCGAATCTCCGAAAGGGCGTGA
- a CDS encoding CrcB family protein: protein MLTILYICLAGGCGALARFTVGYMTDRLLPPTHFPVATVSINILGSGLLGITTGLLAPTALLFQVASGFLGGFSTFSTFTNDFIKLIDHRPVTAMSYLVLSATLGVVSAFVGYELVA from the coding sequence ATGCTGACGATCTTGTACATCTGTCTAGCCGGTGGCTGCGGTGCTCTAGCCCGTTTTACCGTGGGTTATATGACCGATCGACTCTTGCCACCCACACACTTCCCCGTTGCAACCGTCTCCATCAACATTCTTGGGTCAGGCCTTCTGGGAATCACCACTGGCTTATTAGCCCCCACCGCCCTCCTCTTTCAAGTCGCCAGTGGCTTTCTGGGCGGCTTCTCCACGTTTTCAACCTTTACCAATGACTTTATTAAGCTCATCGACCATCGGCCCGTGACGGCCATGAGTTACTTAGTCTTATCCGCAACTCTAGGGGTAGTCAGTGCTTTTGTAGGGTATGAACTGGTCGCTTAA
- a CDS encoding 2-hydroxyacid dehydrogenase family protein: MASVLVTAAIPQSALAILKEAGLEIDVYTGSGLITKEELVKRIVGKDYLITPLSTQVDRDVIDADPNLKIIANYGAGFNNIDAAYARQKGIPVTNTPEVSTVSTAEVTTGLMITLAHRMVEGDKLMRTKGFDGWSPLFFLGHELSGKTLGIVGMGQIGQAVAKRMKAFDMNIIYSQRTRLDPEVEAQFDAKFVSLEELIKTSDVLSLHCPLNDQTHHMIGAPQFKQMKSSAYLINAARGPVIDEAALLEALKAGELAGAALDVYEAEPNVDDGFKALDNVILTPHVGNATVEARDAMAAIVAKNTVRVDQGQEPLHIVN, from the coding sequence ATGGCTAGTGTTTTAGTAACTGCAGCAATTCCACAGTCCGCTCTGGCGATTCTGAAAGAGGCTGGACTGGAGATCGATGTCTATACGGGCAGTGGATTAATCACGAAAGAAGAATTGGTGAAACGGATTGTGGGAAAGGATTACTTGATTACGCCATTGTCGACGCAGGTTGATCGCGACGTGATCGATGCCGATCCTAACCTGAAGATTATTGCCAACTATGGTGCAGGCTTCAATAACATTGATGCCGCCTATGCTCGGCAAAAAGGAATTCCGGTTACCAATACGCCAGAAGTCTCAACGGTATCAACCGCTGAGGTCACGACGGGCCTGATGATTACGTTAGCGCATCGGATGGTCGAAGGTGATAAGTTGATGCGAACCAAGGGATTTGATGGTTGGTCGCCACTCTTCTTCTTGGGCCATGAACTCTCTGGCAAGACTTTGGGAATTGTCGGAATGGGGCAGATTGGACAAGCCGTTGCTAAGCGGATGAAGGCATTTGATATGAACATCATCTACTCGCAACGGACCCGGCTTGATCCAGAAGTGGAGGCACAGTTTGACGCTAAGTTTGTCAGTTTGGAAGAATTGATTAAAACGAGTGACGTCTTGAGCTTGCACTGCCCATTGAATGACCAGACGCATCACATGATTGGTGCACCACAGTTTAAACAGATGAAATCATCTGCTTACTTGATTAATGCCGCTCGGGGACCCGTGATTGATGAGGCGGCTCTGCTCGAAGCTCTGAAGGCTGGCGAATTGGCCGGCGCAGCGCTGGATGTTTATGAAGCGGAACCAAACGTTGATGATGGCTTCAAAGCACTCGATAATGTTATCTTGACGCCGCACGTGGGGAACGCCACCGTTGAAGCGCGGGACGCCATGGCCGCTATCGTTGCTAAGAACACCGTACGGGTTGATCAGGGGCAGGAACCATTACACATCGTTAACTAA
- a CDS encoding glucose 1-dehydrogenase produces the protein MSHRLDGKVAIVTGGTLGIGLAVADKFVEEGGKVMITGRHADVGEKAAKSIGGPDVIQFFQHDATDEQGWLDLFDATEKAFGPVTTIVNNAGMAVNKSIENTTTEEWKQQLAVNLDGVFYGTRLGIQRMKNKHLGASIINMSSIEGFVGDPNLGAYNASKGGVRIMSKSAAVDCALKDYDVRVNTVHPGYIKTPLVDDLPGAEAAMSDRTKTPMGHIGEPNDIAWICVYLASDESKFATGSEFVVDGGYTAQ, from the coding sequence ATGAGTCATCGTTTAGATGGAAAAGTTGCGATTGTTACGGGTGGAACTTTGGGCATTGGTTTAGCTGTTGCCGACAAGTTCGTTGAAGAAGGCGGCAAGGTCATGATTACCGGTCGTCACGCTGATGTGGGGGAGAAAGCCGCTAAGAGTATTGGCGGGCCAGATGTTATTCAATTTTTCCAACACGACGCAACTGACGAACAAGGCTGGCTTGATTTATTTGATGCGACTGAAAAAGCCTTTGGCCCCGTTACGACGATTGTGAACAATGCGGGGATGGCCGTTAACAAGAGCATTGAAAACACCACCACCGAAGAATGGAAACAACAATTGGCGGTCAACCTAGACGGTGTCTTCTACGGGACGCGACTGGGTATTCAACGGATGAAGAACAAACACTTAGGCGCTTCCATCATCAATATGTCTTCAATCGAAGGTTTTGTTGGTGACCCTAACTTGGGGGCTTACAATGCGTCCAAGGGTGGCGTGCGGATTATGTCTAAGTCAGCAGCTGTGGACTGCGCGTTAAAGGACTATGACGTTCGTGTGAACACCGTGCACCCTGGCTACATCAAGACGCCGCTGGTCGACGATTTACCTGGCGCTGAAGCTGCCATGTCTGATCGGACCAAGACGCCAATGGGGCATATCGGTGAGCCGAACGACATCGCGTGGATTTGCGTATACTTGGCTTCGGACGAATCCAAGTTCGCGACAGGGTCAGAATTCGTGGTTGACGGAGGTTACACTGCGCAATAA
- the arcC gene encoding carbamate kinase has translation MAKRVVIAVGGNAILQPKQDPTFEVQMENVQKSAEQIAKIEAMDYEIVLTHGNGPQVGNILQQNELAKHTVPALPLDACNGESQGFIGYMLEQSLKNTLRQNQSSANVATLLTEVEVDRDDPAFKDPSKPIGVFYTKEEADKLKADKGWIMKEDAGRGYRRVVPSPMPAMIHGVDSINHLLEQNIIVIAGGGGGIPVYQTEDGLLQGLEAVIDKDRTGRKLAEQVNADIFMILTDVNNVYINYGKPNQKKLENVCVKETQKYLDDGQFAAGSMGPKIEAAIAFAKTGRTAIICSLDEADLALQGKAGTRISYT, from the coding sequence ATGGCTAAAAGAGTTGTTATCGCGGTTGGTGGTAACGCGATTCTCCAACCTAAGCAAGACCCAACATTTGAAGTTCAAATGGAAAATGTTCAGAAAAGTGCGGAACAGATCGCGAAGATTGAAGCCATGGACTACGAAATTGTGTTGACGCATGGTAACGGTCCGCAAGTTGGGAATATTCTCCAACAAAATGAATTGGCTAAGCATACGGTACCAGCACTCCCGCTGGATGCTTGTAACGGTGAGTCGCAAGGCTTTATTGGCTATATGTTGGAGCAGAGCTTAAAGAACACACTACGGCAGAATCAATCTTCAGCGAACGTGGCAACCTTGTTGACCGAAGTTGAAGTTGACCGTGACGACCCAGCCTTTAAGGACCCAAGCAAGCCGATCGGCGTGTTCTACACTAAAGAGGAAGCTGATAAGCTAAAAGCCGACAAGGGTTGGATCATGAAGGAAGATGCGGGTCGGGGTTACCGGCGCGTGGTTCCGTCACCAATGCCCGCGATGATCCACGGGGTTGATTCGATTAACCATTTGTTGGAACAAAACATCATCGTCATTGCCGGTGGTGGCGGCGGTATCCCGGTTTACCAAACTGAGGATGGTTTACTGCAAGGTTTGGAAGCTGTGATTGATAAGGATCGAACCGGTCGGAAATTAGCGGAACAAGTCAATGCCGATATCTTCATGATTCTGACCGATGTCAATAATGTTTATATCAATTATGGAAAGCCAAACCAAAAGAAACTAGAGAATGTTTGCGTCAAGGAAACCCAGAAGTATCTCGACGACGGGCAATTTGCCGCCGGGAGTATGGGACCTAAGATTGAAGCCGCGATTGCGTTTGCCAAAACCGGACGAACAGCGATCATCTGCTCCTTAGATGAAGCCGACTTAGCCTTACAGGGCAAGGCAGGGACGCGGATTAGCTATACTTAA
- a CDS encoding DUF2877 domain-containing protein → MREVEVLGDHVLLALEDREWYVHSVFEHTFNLTDKQHTPLVILTSDRSKLLPGGLYLPPRDFTDLLSQIRDTRSVNFRDASFYIETYQETWQLKITETFRADLLTEGIRSDRLGYLLNNCRNIDRQTGFDQPFQDFLTLDTSPYQKETSWLTNAVTVQWGVDFFIGRGRGLTPSGDDFLLGWILIDWLSGNHQELRAAVASRIESASYTTDVGRSYLYYALRRRFSSALLGIVRYLKGNEPLENLDNLLAQAVEYGNTSGIDCLAGIVSALVYKQVNLDLDLKY, encoded by the coding sequence ATGCGTGAAGTAGAAGTTCTGGGTGACCATGTACTTCTGGCTCTAGAAGATAGAGAATGGTATGTTCATAGCGTCTTTGAGCACACCTTTAATTTAACAGACAAGCAGCACACGCCGTTGGTGATTCTGACTAGCGACCGCTCAAAACTTTTACCAGGTGGACTCTATCTTCCGCCACGCGATTTTACCGATTTATTGAGTCAAATTCGAGATACCCGCAGTGTCAATTTCCGCGATGCGTCCTTTTATATCGAGACCTACCAAGAAACTTGGCAGCTCAAGATTACCGAGACGTTCCGTGCCGACTTGCTGACCGAAGGGATTCGGTCAGACCGGTTGGGGTACTTGTTGAATAACTGTCGAAACATCGATCGTCAGACTGGATTCGATCAACCGTTTCAGGATTTCTTGACGCTGGACACGTCACCGTATCAAAAGGAAACGTCTTGGCTAACAAATGCCGTTACCGTTCAATGGGGAGTCGACTTCTTCATTGGCAGAGGCAGGGGGCTCACCCCATCGGGCGATGACTTTTTGTTAGGCTGGATCCTTATTGATTGGCTGAGTGGTAATCATCAAGAGCTTCGAGCGGCGGTTGCTTCACGAATTGAGTCGGCCAGTTACACGACGGATGTTGGCCGAAGCTATCTATACTACGCTCTTCGTCGACGGTTCAGTAGCGCATTACTGGGCATCGTTCGGTACCTGAAGGGCAACGAGCCACTGGAAAACTTGGACAACCTATTGGCACAAGCCGTTGAATACGGGAACACGTCGGGCATTGATTGCCTGGCTGGAATTGTATCCGCGTTGGTCTACAAGCAGGTAAATCTCGATCTTGATTTGAAATATTGA